The following are encoded in a window of Pongo abelii isolate AG06213 chromosome 14, NHGRI_mPonAbe1-v2.0_pri, whole genome shotgun sequence genomic DNA:
- the NEK3 gene encoding serine/threonine-protein kinase Nek3 isoform X2 has product MDDYMVLRMIGEGSFGRALLVQHESSNQMFAMKEIRLPKSFSNTQNSRKEAVLLAKMKHPNIVAFKESFEAEGHLYIVMEYCDGGDLMQKIKQQKGKLFPEDMILNWFTQMCLGVNHIHKKRVLHRDIKSKNIFLTQNGKVKLGDFGSARVLSNPMAFACTYVGTPYYVPPEIWENLPYNNKSDIWSLGCILYELCTLKHPFQANSWKNLILKVCQGCISPLPSHYSCELQFLVKQMFKRNPSHRPSATTLLSRGIVARLVQKCLPPEIIMEYGEEVLEEIKNSKHNTPRKKTNPSRIRIALGNEASTVQEEEQDRKGSHTDLESINENLVERALRRVNREEKGNKSVHLRKASSPNLHRRQWEKNVPNTALTALENASMLTSSLTAEDDRGGSVIKYSKNTARKQWLKETPDTLLNILKNADLSLAFQTYTIYRPGSEGFLKGPLSEETEASDSVDGGHDSVVLDPQRLEPELDEEDTDFEEEDDNPDWVSELKKRAGWQGLCDG; this is encoded by the exons ATGGATGACTACATGGTCCTGAGAATGATTGGGGAGGGCTCCTTCGGCAGAGCTCTTTTGGTTCAGCATGAAAGCAGTAATCAGATGTTTGCCATGAAAGAAATAAGGCTTCCCAAG tcTTTCTCTAATACACAGAATTCTAGGAAGGAGGCTGTTCTTTTAGCCAAAATGAAACACCCTAATATTGTTGCCTTCAAAGAATCATTTGAAG CTGAAGGACACTTGTATATTGTGATGGAATACTGTGATGGAGGTGATCTAATGCAAAAGATTAAACAGCAAAAAGGAAAGTTATTTCCTGAAGACATG ATTCTTAATTGGTTTACCCAAATGTGCCTTGGAGTAAATCACATTCACAAGAAACGTGTACTACACAGAGATATCAAGTCCAAG AATATCTTCCTCACTCAGAATGGAAAAGTGAAATTGGGAGACTTTGGATCTGCCCGTGTTCTCTCCAA tccGATGGCATTTGCTTGTACCTATGTGGGAACACCTTATTATGTGCCTCCAGAAATTTGGGAAAACCTGCCTTATAACAATAAAAG TGACATCTGGTCCTTGGGTTGCATCCTGTATGAACTCTGTACCCTTAAGCATCCA tttcaGGCAAATAGTTGGAAAAATCTTATCCTCAAAGTATGTCAAGGGTGCATCAGTCCACTGCCGTCTCATTACTCCTGTGAACTTCAGTTCCTAGTCAAGCAGATGTTTAAAAGGAATCCTTCACATCGCCCCTCGGCTACAACGCTTCTCTCTCGAGGCATCGTAGCTCGGCTTGTCCAGAAGTGCTTACCCCCCGAG ATCATCATGGAATATGGTGAGGAGgtattagaagaaataaaaaattcgaAGCATAatacaccaagaaaaaaaa cAAATCCCAGCAGAATCAGGATAGCTTTGGGAAATGAAGCAAGCACAGTG CAAGAGGAAGAACAAGATAGAAAGGGTAGCCATACTGATTTGGAAAGCATTAATGAAAATTTAGTTGAAAGAGCATTGAGAAGagtaaacagagaagaaaaag GTAATAAGTCAGTCCATCTGAGGAAAGCCAGTTCACCAAATCTTCACAGACGACAGTGGGAGAAAAATGTACCCAATACAGCTCTTACAGCTTTGGAAAATGCATCCATGCTCACCTCCAGTTTAACGGCAGAGGACGATAGAG GTGGTTCTGTAATAAAGTACAGCAAAAATACTGCTCGTAAGCAGTGGCTCAAAGAGACCCCTGACACTTTGTTGAACATCCTTAAGAATGCTGATCTCAGCTTGGCCTTTCAAACATACACAATATATAGACCAG GTTCAGAAGGGTTCTTGAAAGGCCCCCTGTCTGAAGAAACAGAAGCATCGGACAGTGTTGATGGAGGTCACGATTCTGTCGTTTTGGATCCACAGCGACTTGAGCCTGAGCTAGATGAGGAGGACAC GGACTTTGAGGAGGAAGATGACAACCCCGACTGGGTGTCAGAGCTGAAGAAGCGAGCTGGATGGCAAGGCCTGTGCGACGGATAA
- the NEK3 gene encoding serine/threonine-protein kinase Nek3 isoform X1: protein MQFGRAHGDYVSGAQLCGCPSMDDYMVLRMIGEGSFGRALLVQHESSNQMFAMKEIRLPKSFSNTQNSRKEAVLLAKMKHPNIVAFKESFEAEGHLYIVMEYCDGGDLMQKIKQQKGKLFPEDMILNWFTQMCLGVNHIHKKRVLHRDIKSKNIFLTQNGKVKLGDFGSARVLSNPMAFACTYVGTPYYVPPEIWENLPYNNKSDIWSLGCILYELCTLKHPFQANSWKNLILKVCQGCISPLPSHYSCELQFLVKQMFKRNPSHRPSATTLLSRGIVARLVQKCLPPEIIMEYGEEVLEEIKNSKHNTPRKKTNPSRIRIALGNEASTVQEEEQDRKGSHTDLESINENLVERALRRVNREEKGNKSVHLRKASSPNLHRRQWEKNVPNTALTALENASMLTSSLTAEDDRGGSVIKYSKNTARKQWLKETPDTLLNILKNADLSLAFQTYTIYRPGSEGFLKGPLSEETEASDSVDGGHDSVVLDPQRLEPELDEEDTDFEEEDDNPDWVSELKKRAGWQGLCDG from the exons ATGCAGTTTGGGAGAGCCCATGGTGACTACGTGAGTGGAGCCCAGCTGTGTGGATGCCCCAGCATGGATGACTACATGGTCCTGAGAATGATTGGGGAGGGCTCCTTCGGCAGAGCTCTTTTGGTTCAGCATGAAAGCAGTAATCAGATGTTTGCCATGAAAGAAATAAGGCTTCCCAAG tcTTTCTCTAATACACAGAATTCTAGGAAGGAGGCTGTTCTTTTAGCCAAAATGAAACACCCTAATATTGTTGCCTTCAAAGAATCATTTGAAG CTGAAGGACACTTGTATATTGTGATGGAATACTGTGATGGAGGTGATCTAATGCAAAAGATTAAACAGCAAAAAGGAAAGTTATTTCCTGAAGACATG ATTCTTAATTGGTTTACCCAAATGTGCCTTGGAGTAAATCACATTCACAAGAAACGTGTACTACACAGAGATATCAAGTCCAAG AATATCTTCCTCACTCAGAATGGAAAAGTGAAATTGGGAGACTTTGGATCTGCCCGTGTTCTCTCCAA tccGATGGCATTTGCTTGTACCTATGTGGGAACACCTTATTATGTGCCTCCAGAAATTTGGGAAAACCTGCCTTATAACAATAAAAG TGACATCTGGTCCTTGGGTTGCATCCTGTATGAACTCTGTACCCTTAAGCATCCA tttcaGGCAAATAGTTGGAAAAATCTTATCCTCAAAGTATGTCAAGGGTGCATCAGTCCACTGCCGTCTCATTACTCCTGTGAACTTCAGTTCCTAGTCAAGCAGATGTTTAAAAGGAATCCTTCACATCGCCCCTCGGCTACAACGCTTCTCTCTCGAGGCATCGTAGCTCGGCTTGTCCAGAAGTGCTTACCCCCCGAG ATCATCATGGAATATGGTGAGGAGgtattagaagaaataaaaaattcgaAGCATAatacaccaagaaaaaaaa cAAATCCCAGCAGAATCAGGATAGCTTTGGGAAATGAAGCAAGCACAGTG CAAGAGGAAGAACAAGATAGAAAGGGTAGCCATACTGATTTGGAAAGCATTAATGAAAATTTAGTTGAAAGAGCATTGAGAAGagtaaacagagaagaaaaag GTAATAAGTCAGTCCATCTGAGGAAAGCCAGTTCACCAAATCTTCACAGACGACAGTGGGAGAAAAATGTACCCAATACAGCTCTTACAGCTTTGGAAAATGCATCCATGCTCACCTCCAGTTTAACGGCAGAGGACGATAGAG GTGGTTCTGTAATAAAGTACAGCAAAAATACTGCTCGTAAGCAGTGGCTCAAAGAGACCCCTGACACTTTGTTGAACATCCTTAAGAATGCTGATCTCAGCTTGGCCTTTCAAACATACACAATATATAGACCAG GTTCAGAAGGGTTCTTGAAAGGCCCCCTGTCTGAAGAAACAGAAGCATCGGACAGTGTTGATGGAGGTCACGATTCTGTCGTTTTGGATCCACAGCGACTTGAGCCTGAGCTAGATGAGGAGGACAC GGACTTTGAGGAGGAAGATGACAACCCCGACTGGGTGTCAGAGCTGAAGAAGCGAGCTGGATGGCAAGGCCTGTGCGACGGATAA
- the NEK3 gene encoding serine/threonine-protein kinase Nek3 isoform X4, translating into MKHPNIVAFKESFEAEGHLYIVMEYCDGGDLMQKIKQQKGKLFPEDMILNWFTQMCLGVNHIHKKRVLHRDIKSKNIFLTQNGKVKLGDFGSARVLSNPMAFACTYVGTPYYVPPEIWENLPYNNKSDIWSLGCILYELCTLKHPFQANSWKNLILKVCQGCISPLPSHYSCELQFLVKQMFKRNPSHRPSATTLLSRGIVARLVQKCLPPEIIMEYGEEVLEEIKNSKHNTPRKKTNPSRIRIALGNEASTVQEEEQDRKGSHTDLESINENLVERALRRVNREEKGNKSVHLRKASSPNLHRRQWEKNVPNTALTALENASMLTSSLTAEDDRGGSVIKYSKNTARKQWLKETPDTLLNILKNADLSLAFQTYTIYRPGSEGFLKGPLSEETEASDSVDGGHDSVVLDPQRLEPELDEEDTDFEEEDDNPDWVSELKKRAGWQGLCDG; encoded by the exons ATGAAACACCCTAATATTGTTGCCTTCAAAGAATCATTTGAAG CTGAAGGACACTTGTATATTGTGATGGAATACTGTGATGGAGGTGATCTAATGCAAAAGATTAAACAGCAAAAAGGAAAGTTATTTCCTGAAGACATG ATTCTTAATTGGTTTACCCAAATGTGCCTTGGAGTAAATCACATTCACAAGAAACGTGTACTACACAGAGATATCAAGTCCAAG AATATCTTCCTCACTCAGAATGGAAAAGTGAAATTGGGAGACTTTGGATCTGCCCGTGTTCTCTCCAA tccGATGGCATTTGCTTGTACCTATGTGGGAACACCTTATTATGTGCCTCCAGAAATTTGGGAAAACCTGCCTTATAACAATAAAAG TGACATCTGGTCCTTGGGTTGCATCCTGTATGAACTCTGTACCCTTAAGCATCCA tttcaGGCAAATAGTTGGAAAAATCTTATCCTCAAAGTATGTCAAGGGTGCATCAGTCCACTGCCGTCTCATTACTCCTGTGAACTTCAGTTCCTAGTCAAGCAGATGTTTAAAAGGAATCCTTCACATCGCCCCTCGGCTACAACGCTTCTCTCTCGAGGCATCGTAGCTCGGCTTGTCCAGAAGTGCTTACCCCCCGAG ATCATCATGGAATATGGTGAGGAGgtattagaagaaataaaaaattcgaAGCATAatacaccaagaaaaaaaa cAAATCCCAGCAGAATCAGGATAGCTTTGGGAAATGAAGCAAGCACAGTG CAAGAGGAAGAACAAGATAGAAAGGGTAGCCATACTGATTTGGAAAGCATTAATGAAAATTTAGTTGAAAGAGCATTGAGAAGagtaaacagagaagaaaaag GTAATAAGTCAGTCCATCTGAGGAAAGCCAGTTCACCAAATCTTCACAGACGACAGTGGGAGAAAAATGTACCCAATACAGCTCTTACAGCTTTGGAAAATGCATCCATGCTCACCTCCAGTTTAACGGCAGAGGACGATAGAG GTGGTTCTGTAATAAAGTACAGCAAAAATACTGCTCGTAAGCAGTGGCTCAAAGAGACCCCTGACACTTTGTTGAACATCCTTAAGAATGCTGATCTCAGCTTGGCCTTTCAAACATACACAATATATAGACCAG GTTCAGAAGGGTTCTTGAAAGGCCCCCTGTCTGAAGAAACAGAAGCATCGGACAGTGTTGATGGAGGTCACGATTCTGTCGTTTTGGATCCACAGCGACTTGAGCCTGAGCTAGATGAGGAGGACAC GGACTTTGAGGAGGAAGATGACAACCCCGACTGGGTGTCAGAGCTGAAGAAGCGAGCTGGATGGCAAGGCCTGTGCGACGGATAA
- the NEK3 gene encoding serine/threonine-protein kinase Nek3 isoform X5 has protein sequence MEYCDGGDLMQKIKQQKGKLFPEDMILNWFTQMCLGVNHIHKKRVLHRDIKSKNIFLTQNGKVKLGDFGSARVLSNPMAFACTYVGTPYYVPPEIWENLPYNNKSDIWSLGCILYELCTLKHPFQANSWKNLILKVCQGCISPLPSHYSCELQFLVKQMFKRNPSHRPSATTLLSRGIVARLVQKCLPPEIIMEYGEEVLEEIKNSKHNTPRKKTNPSRIRIALGNEASTVQEEEQDRKGSHTDLESINENLVERALRRVNREEKGNKSVHLRKASSPNLHRRQWEKNVPNTALTALENASMLTSSLTAEDDRGGSVIKYSKNTARKQWLKETPDTLLNILKNADLSLAFQTYTIYRPGSEGFLKGPLSEETEASDSVDGGHDSVVLDPQRLEPELDEEDTDFEEEDDNPDWVSELKKRAGWQGLCDG, from the exons ATGGAATACTGTGATGGAGGTGATCTAATGCAAAAGATTAAACAGCAAAAAGGAAAGTTATTTCCTGAAGACATG ATTCTTAATTGGTTTACCCAAATGTGCCTTGGAGTAAATCACATTCACAAGAAACGTGTACTACACAGAGATATCAAGTCCAAG AATATCTTCCTCACTCAGAATGGAAAAGTGAAATTGGGAGACTTTGGATCTGCCCGTGTTCTCTCCAA tccGATGGCATTTGCTTGTACCTATGTGGGAACACCTTATTATGTGCCTCCAGAAATTTGGGAAAACCTGCCTTATAACAATAAAAG TGACATCTGGTCCTTGGGTTGCATCCTGTATGAACTCTGTACCCTTAAGCATCCA tttcaGGCAAATAGTTGGAAAAATCTTATCCTCAAAGTATGTCAAGGGTGCATCAGTCCACTGCCGTCTCATTACTCCTGTGAACTTCAGTTCCTAGTCAAGCAGATGTTTAAAAGGAATCCTTCACATCGCCCCTCGGCTACAACGCTTCTCTCTCGAGGCATCGTAGCTCGGCTTGTCCAGAAGTGCTTACCCCCCGAG ATCATCATGGAATATGGTGAGGAGgtattagaagaaataaaaaattcgaAGCATAatacaccaagaaaaaaaa cAAATCCCAGCAGAATCAGGATAGCTTTGGGAAATGAAGCAAGCACAGTG CAAGAGGAAGAACAAGATAGAAAGGGTAGCCATACTGATTTGGAAAGCATTAATGAAAATTTAGTTGAAAGAGCATTGAGAAGagtaaacagagaagaaaaag GTAATAAGTCAGTCCATCTGAGGAAAGCCAGTTCACCAAATCTTCACAGACGACAGTGGGAGAAAAATGTACCCAATACAGCTCTTACAGCTTTGGAAAATGCATCCATGCTCACCTCCAGTTTAACGGCAGAGGACGATAGAG GTGGTTCTGTAATAAAGTACAGCAAAAATACTGCTCGTAAGCAGTGGCTCAAAGAGACCCCTGACACTTTGTTGAACATCCTTAAGAATGCTGATCTCAGCTTGGCCTTTCAAACATACACAATATATAGACCAG GTTCAGAAGGGTTCTTGAAAGGCCCCCTGTCTGAAGAAACAGAAGCATCGGACAGTGTTGATGGAGGTCACGATTCTGTCGTTTTGGATCCACAGCGACTTGAGCCTGAGCTAGATGAGGAGGACAC GGACTTTGAGGAGGAAGATGACAACCCCGACTGGGTGTCAGAGCTGAAGAAGCGAGCTGGATGGCAAGGCCTGTGCGACGGATAA
- the NEK3 gene encoding serine/threonine-protein kinase Nek3 isoform X3 yields MDDYMVLRMIGEGSFGRALLVQHESSNQMFAMKEIRLPKSFSNTQNSRKEAVLLAKMKHPNIVAFKESFEAEGHLYIVMEYCDGGDLMQKIKQQKGKLFPEDMILNWFTQMCLGVNHIHKKRVLHRDIKSKNIFLTQNGKVKLGDFGSARVLSNDIWSLGCILYELCTLKHPFQANSWKNLILKVCQGCISPLPSHYSCELQFLVKQMFKRNPSHRPSATTLLSRGIVARLVQKCLPPEIIMEYGEEVLEEIKNSKHNTPRKKTNPSRIRIALGNEASTVQEEEQDRKGSHTDLESINENLVERALRRVNREEKGNKSVHLRKASSPNLHRRQWEKNVPNTALTALENASMLTSSLTAEDDRGGSVIKYSKNTARKQWLKETPDTLLNILKNADLSLAFQTYTIYRPGSEGFLKGPLSEETEASDSVDGGHDSVVLDPQRLEPELDEEDTDFEEEDDNPDWVSELKKRAGWQGLCDG; encoded by the exons ATGGATGACTACATGGTCCTGAGAATGATTGGGGAGGGCTCCTTCGGCAGAGCTCTTTTGGTTCAGCATGAAAGCAGTAATCAGATGTTTGCCATGAAAGAAATAAGGCTTCCCAAG tcTTTCTCTAATACACAGAATTCTAGGAAGGAGGCTGTTCTTTTAGCCAAAATGAAACACCCTAATATTGTTGCCTTCAAAGAATCATTTGAAG CTGAAGGACACTTGTATATTGTGATGGAATACTGTGATGGAGGTGATCTAATGCAAAAGATTAAACAGCAAAAAGGAAAGTTATTTCCTGAAGACATG ATTCTTAATTGGTTTACCCAAATGTGCCTTGGAGTAAATCACATTCACAAGAAACGTGTACTACACAGAGATATCAAGTCCAAG AATATCTTCCTCACTCAGAATGGAAAAGTGAAATTGGGAGACTTTGGATCTGCCCGTGTTCTCTCCAA TGACATCTGGTCCTTGGGTTGCATCCTGTATGAACTCTGTACCCTTAAGCATCCA tttcaGGCAAATAGTTGGAAAAATCTTATCCTCAAAGTATGTCAAGGGTGCATCAGTCCACTGCCGTCTCATTACTCCTGTGAACTTCAGTTCCTAGTCAAGCAGATGTTTAAAAGGAATCCTTCACATCGCCCCTCGGCTACAACGCTTCTCTCTCGAGGCATCGTAGCTCGGCTTGTCCAGAAGTGCTTACCCCCCGAG ATCATCATGGAATATGGTGAGGAGgtattagaagaaataaaaaattcgaAGCATAatacaccaagaaaaaaaa cAAATCCCAGCAGAATCAGGATAGCTTTGGGAAATGAAGCAAGCACAGTG CAAGAGGAAGAACAAGATAGAAAGGGTAGCCATACTGATTTGGAAAGCATTAATGAAAATTTAGTTGAAAGAGCATTGAGAAGagtaaacagagaagaaaaag GTAATAAGTCAGTCCATCTGAGGAAAGCCAGTTCACCAAATCTTCACAGACGACAGTGGGAGAAAAATGTACCCAATACAGCTCTTACAGCTTTGGAAAATGCATCCATGCTCACCTCCAGTTTAACGGCAGAGGACGATAGAG GTGGTTCTGTAATAAAGTACAGCAAAAATACTGCTCGTAAGCAGTGGCTCAAAGAGACCCCTGACACTTTGTTGAACATCCTTAAGAATGCTGATCTCAGCTTGGCCTTTCAAACATACACAATATATAGACCAG GTTCAGAAGGGTTCTTGAAAGGCCCCCTGTCTGAAGAAACAGAAGCATCGGACAGTGTTGATGGAGGTCACGATTCTGTCGTTTTGGATCCACAGCGACTTGAGCCTGAGCTAGATGAGGAGGACAC GGACTTTGAGGAGGAAGATGACAACCCCGACTGGGTGTCAGAGCTGAAGAAGCGAGCTGGATGGCAAGGCCTGTGCGACGGATAA